In Metarhizium brunneum chromosome 3, complete sequence, a genomic segment contains:
- the IRS4 gene encoding Increased rDNA silencing protein 4 yields MNPAAASHSGGTQDDAATALRGASLAFQRSPAVGATSPPLPLPHHSKDGASSSVGRSRSPLGVALDATGDGGNGAHGHHVESPVYRAGVVAARLHQWNGSQAQLQPTTPAQRLDPKSPSFIAATLAASRSVSPSPLVRTPRRKTSFGAASLLGSADAVDSESIAPTGNLISMFEAAGEGSDTTRRPARRRTPPPEESRDATRGVDVPANKREPAPSPKPKSKSRHVRPPTPPQGADEPRSSSMPPKQPPTPPHRSSEKISAMPMPKPKMPQQLTSSPKPPPKPAKPQLPPPAGPKPEQAGMLPSPRRPAAKPAPKPLKVRLPSPPSVVSTSTPEVLSPKPVRLITPTLAPPILSSPGAYDQVDSSPSPDPDKRTQTTGIRPPTPPKPRGSQRLATRKTGSRSRRRVNSDTPLPRGSSSATPLTEFGLPIVSPSPPQQQPVRHVRRKNTPPPLPVRRRESVASAPTSPVRDAPRRRRPTNTSTTNLTLDPLTSAMMASSLASYRLTPHNTGSSLPPPSLPKRQKSPHLLQTLRQPQSHSDDDPERLKIAHRHKLSSNKHAHHEGSRKRWRDQITQRERKRYEAVWASNRGYLLSDDSPSQSLDSGLHRIAAECVANVVAREIWKRSRLPEDELVEVWELVDRGRAGMLTRQEFIVGMWLIDQRLRGRKLPVRVSDSVWDSANGVRISKPKAR; encoded by the coding sequence ATGAATCCCGCCGCGGCATCTCACTCGGGTGGCACGCAGGACGACGCTGCTACTGCTCTGAGAGGCGCCTCGCTTGCGTTTCAGCGCAGTCCAGCAGTGGGAGCTacgtcgccgccgctgccgctgccgcatCACAGCAAGGACGGGGCCTCATCGTCGGTCGGCCGGTCGAGAAGTCCGCTTGGGGTGGCTCTGGATGCCACGGGCGATGGGGGCAACGGTGCCCACGGCCATCACGTCGAGTCTCCCGTGTACCGGGCGGGTGTGGTTGCTGCGAGGCTGCATCAATGGAATGGCTCCCAGGCGCAGCTGCAGCCGACGACGCCTGCGCAGCGGCTGGATCCGAAGAGCCCGAGTTTTATAGCCGCTACGCTGGCCGCCAGCAGGAGCGTCAGTCCGAGTCCCTTGGTCAGAACGCCGCGGAGGAAGACTAGCTTTGGGGCAGCGAGCCTGCTGGGGAGCGCGGATGCCGTCGATTCGGAGAGTATCGCTCCCACGGGGAACTTGATATCCATGTTTGAAGCGGCCGGGGAGGGCAGCGATACGACGAGGAGACCGGCACGGCGACGGACGCCGCCTCCTGAAGAGTCGAGAGATGCCACGCGGGGGGTGGACGTGCCGGCAAACAAGAGAGAaccggcgccgtcgccgaaaCCGAAATCGAAGAGTCGTCATGTACggccgcccacgccgccgcaGGGTGCAGATGAACCGCGTTCGAGTTCCATGCCGCCGAAACAGCCGCCCACTCCTCCCCATAGAAGCTCGGAAAAGATATCAgccatgccaatgccaaaaCCCAAGATGCCACAGCAGCTCACCTCTTCGCCAAAACCCCCTCCCAAGCCTGCGAAACCTCAGCTGCCTCCGCCTGCGGGACCAAAGCCAGAGCAAGCTGGGATGCTGCCATCACCCCGAAGACCTGCCGCCAAACCAGCGCCTAAACCTCTCAAGGTGCGACTTCCGAGTCCCCCTTCGGTAGTTAGCACGTCTACACCCGAAGTTCTATCTCCCAAGCCGGTGAGGCTGATCACGCCGACGCTGGCACCTCCCATCTTGAGCAGTCCTGGCGCATACGATCAGGTCGACTCTTCACCTTCACCAGACCCGGACAAGCGTACTCAGACTACAGGCATACGGCCTCCAACACCTCCAAAACCCCGGGGAAGCCAGAGATTGGCGACGAGAAAAACTGGCAGTCGGAGTCGGCGTCGTGTGAATTCAGACACGCCCTTGCCCCGTGGCAGCTCATCCGCAACACCTCTCACGGAATTTGGTCTGCCAATCGTCTCCCCGTCCCCCCCGCAACAACAACCTGTTCGTCACGTACGCCGGAAGAACAcacctcctcctcttcctgtGAGACGACGAGAATCCGTAGCTAGTGCACCAACATCCCCCGTTCGCGATGcgcctcgacgtcgccggccCACAAACACGTCTACCACCAATCTAACACTCGATCCCCTTAccagcgccatgatggccagtTCCCTCGCTTCCTATAGACTTACCCCTCACAACACCGGATCTTCCCTTCCTCCACCGAGTCTGCCCAAACGCCAGAAATCGCCTCATCTGCTCCAGACTCTTCGGCAGCCGCAAAGCCACTCCGACGACGACCCAGAACGTCTGAAAATAGCACACCGCCACAAGTTATCTAGCAACAAGCACGCGCACCACGAAGGGTCGCGGAAACGATGGCGGGATCAAATCACTCAGAGGGAACGCAAACGATACGAGGCAGTCTGGGCGTCTAATCGCGGCTACCTGCTCAGTGACGACAGTCCGTCGCAGAGTTTAGACAGTGGCCTGCACAGGATCGCGGCAGAGTGCGTGGCAAACGTGGTGGCCAGGGAGATTTGGAAACGGTCCCGGCTGCCGGAagacgagctcgtcgaggtGTGGGAGCTGGTTGATCGCGGACGCGCTGGGATGCTGACGAGGCAGGAATTCATCGTGGGCATGTGGCTGATTGACCAGCGGCTGAGGGGGAGGAAGCTGCCCGTGAGGGTGTCTGACAGCGTGTGGGACAGCGCGAACGGGGTGCGTATTTCGAAGCCCAAGGCCAGGTGA
- the BEA2 gene encoding Ketoisovalerate reductase BEA2 — protein MPSSQQPAWLKTLIADQGPPPNLFAWTPENLDLGAKHNTPAISPTGGRNDLDRRVFILGVGNIGRLYASCLARQPRPPPITLVVHRKELLTQWVQGDGVELTRDSVAIKNKDFDIEWWTRTAPDHGPVREVADGKKLRNLFISTKASAAMPEADRLRGYLDRHSTVVFAQNGMSKLWPPHGQEYIAHRYEAGNAPSFLACIVNHGVLSVGPFKSVHTALADASIGPVLVNPHPPPSVEFFMTQVATAPLLNSKSVSAGELWLLQLEKLVMNAIINPLTALLRCKNGELFAGGELNNPLGQVLDKLLAETSAVIHALVNHESSADILASYMDQNQPSKSDIPTENIHELQKGLAERFSLPYLKKKLYRFGVQVGENRSSMLQDVEAGKPTEIRDFNGWLVDMAAFLDQRLDVSTHRALIELVEGNVILNQAELANRLL, from the coding sequence ATGCCGTCCAGCCAGCAACCAGCTTGGTTGAAAACTCTGATTGCAGATCAGGGGCCTCCGCCCAATTTATTTGCGTGGACGCCTGAAAATCTCGATCTGGGTGCAAAGCATAACACCCCAGCTATTAGCCCTACCGGCGGCAGAAATGACCTGGATCGACGGGTATTCatcctcggcgtcggcaacATTGGAAGGCTTTATGCAAGTTGCCTGGCAAGGCAACCTAGGCCTCCACCCATCACCCTCGTGGTGCACAGGAAAGAGCTTCTGACGCAATGGGTTCAGGGCGATGGTGTCGAGCTCACTCGTGATAGCGTGGCTATTAAGAACAAGGATTTCGATATTGAGTGGTGGACTCGAACTGCCCCGGACCATGGCCCTGTACGGGAGGTGGCGGATGGTAAAAAACTGCGCAACCTCTTCATATCAACCAAGGCATCGGCCGCCATGCCAGAAGCAGATCGACTCCGAGGGTACCTGGACAGGCACAGCACCGTTGTGTTTGCCCAGAATGGCATGTCCAAGCTCTGGCCGCCGCACGGCCAGGAATATATTGCCCATCGATATGAGGCAGGCAACGCGCCCAGTTTTCTTGCTTGTATTGTTAATCACGGTGTGCTGTCTGTAGGACCCTTCAAGAGCGTACACACGGCTCTGGCGGACGCGTCCATTGGCCCGGTACTCGTTAACCCACATCCTCCCCCCAGCGTTGAATTTTTCATGACGCAAGTCGCTACTGCGCCCCTTCTGAACTCCAAGTCTGTCTCTGCGGGCGAGCTCTGGCTACTGCAGCTAGAAAAGCTTGTGATGAATGCCATTATCAACCCCCTAACGGCGTTGTTACGCTGCAAAAACGGCGAACTCTTCGCTGGTGGCGAGCTGAATAACCCCCTCGGGCAGGTCCTGGACAAGCTACTAGCGGAGACGAGTGCGGTCATCCACGCCCTCGTAAATCATGAAAGTAGTGCTGATATTCTCGCCTCATATATGGATCAAAATCAACCGTCTAAATCAGACATCCCCACTGAGAACATTCACGAGCTGCAGAAGGGGCTGGCAGAGCGGTTTTCTCTACCAtatttgaagaagaagctatATAGATTTGGTGTTCAAGTTGGCGAAAACCGCAGCTCTATGCTTCAGGATGTTGAAGCTGGAAAACCAACAGAGATTAGAGATTTCAACGGTTGGTTAGTAGACATGGCGGCATTTCTTGATCAGCGACTGGATGTGTCAACTCACCGTGCTCTTATAGAGCTCGTGGAGGGCAATGTAATTTTGAATCAGGCCGAACTTGCGAATAGACTTCTCTAG